A genomic window from Pecten maximus chromosome 2, xPecMax1.1, whole genome shotgun sequence includes:
- the LOC117321653 gene encoding uncharacterized RNA-binding protein C365.04c-like has protein sequence MDKPAGSGNASSISRKNRRQNWWAERKKSREEKREGLRKLMPDNKLQDSVTSLVEQNNKGGFKASVATRNALAQAVVPGKMKVEMKSQTKLNFKTVKSNSENSKKKDIKVKVKEEVKDVLPNVHIAGEQSSSKHMAKAYVLFVGNLPFNISKEQLEEHFRKTGGVKMIRIPKEKGTDRARGFAYIEFKDRISHGIALRLHQTTLAGRKINVEFTSIGGKNKKRLEKLKLKNLSKAKFKMPLEH, from the exons ATGGATAAACCAGCTGGGAGC GGTAATGCTTCCAGCATATCAAGAAAGAACAGAAGACAAAATTGGTGGGCTGAGCGCAAAAAAAGTCGTGAAGAAAAACGAGAAG gtTTGAGAAAGTTGATGCCTGATAATAAGCTGCAGGACAGTGTTACATCTTTAGTGGAACAGAATAACAAGGGAGGTTTCAAGGCTAGTGTAGCAACTAGGAATGCATTAGCACAAGCTGTGGTACCGGGCAAGATGAAAGTCGAGATGAAATCACAAACAAAACttaatttcaaaactgttaAATCTAACTCagaaaattcaaagaaaaaggATATCAAAGTGAAGGTTAAAGAAGAGGTAAAAGATGTGTTACCTAATGTTCATATAGCTGGTGAGCAGTCGTCATCCAAACATATGGCCAAGGCTTACGTGCTCTTTGTTGGAAATCTTCCTTTCAACATTTCAAAGGAACAGTTAGAAgaacatttcaggaaaacaG GTGGCGTGAAAATGATCAGGATTCCAAAGGAAAAGGGAACAGACAGAGCCAGAGGATTTGCCTATATAGAATTTAAAGACAGAATAAGTCATGGg ATTGCACTCCGCCTTCATCAGACAACCTTAGCAGGCCGCAAAATCAATGTAGAGTTCACATCCATCGGCGGTAAAAATAAAAAGAGGTTGGAAAAGCTCAAGCTTAAAAATTTGTCTAAGGCCAAATTCAAAATGCCTTTGGAACACTGA